CGAGGACGGCGTCGGCAGCGTTACCAGCGTCGTACTCGGCGGTCACACCAGCGGCGGCAGAGGTAGCGGCCGCCTCGGCGTCGGCACCCTCCTGagcggcagcggcagcagcctTCTCGGCGGCCTCACGCTCAATCTCCTCGGGGTCAcggtagaagaagaggtcggGGAGGACGTCCCAGCCAGAAGGACCGGTAGGGCCTCGGGGGACGGTGCCTCGGAGACGGAGGACTTCTCGGCAGAGAAGGTACCACATAAGACCGACAGAGTGACGAGACTTGTTGTTGGTGGGGATGGCAATGTCGACAAACTTGGTGGAAGCGTCAGTGTCACAGAAGGCAATGACACTATCAAGCTATTAGCTAGATGGACCGGTAAACGGGAGGAAATCGAAACATACGGGATGTTGACGTAGGCAGCCTCTCGGATAGCCTGGTGGTCAACCCTGGGGTCAGTGACAATGATCACTCGGGGCTCCTTGAAAGATCGGGTGATGTAGTTAGTGAAGGAACCGGGGGTGAATCGGCCAGCGATAGCCTGGGCACCGGTGAAGGAGCCGTACTTGAGGACGGCACGGTGACCGTAGGGTCGGGCGGAGATGACACAGACGTCGTTGGGGTTCTCGATGGT
This Cryptococcus tetragattii IND107 chromosome 8, whole genome shotgun sequence DNA region includes the following protein-coding sequences:
- a CDS encoding 40S ribosomal protein uS2, whose protein sequence is MTADKLPKALQATEDDIQLLLAAQCHLGTKNCDKSMENYVWKRRADGIHVINVGKTWEKLVLAARVLATIENPNDVCVISARPYGHRAVLKYGSFTGAQAIAGRFTPGSFTNYITRSFKEPRVIIVTDPRVDHQAIREAAYVNIPVIAFCDTDASTKFVDIAIPTNNKSRHSVGLMWYLLCREVLRLRGTVPRGPTGPSGWDVLPDLFFYRDPEEIEREAAEKAAAAAAQEGADAEAAATSAAAGVTAEYDAGNAADAVLAAQPTETALDWSDEPVAGDWAAEPAADAQGGW